In one window of Tolypothrix sp. PCC 7712 DNA:
- a CDS encoding Zn-binding domain-containing protein codes for MDSYYANYPERLLSDPPEIINFNHNYETTLEQHILACCKESKPTQAQIARHFGSSGNAIARQLIGDNQLIFSYNQRLTTNRNLGYVHSKIKVRGNTDQNISYINQDSAEEFEESSASSALREVYPGAIYLAQDFDGNPVQYKSQELNLTEGKAILKPIETTNLFSRPEGSLNFEEIKIVGEAKIINLPQGAARFTPVSAKIKEEIYGYNLYRLEQKWTCTNNRCRNFNLNLPGHLQTCPACKTQLIEREFVELLEENKYEESLALNYNTFCVRVEINADARKYFSVLVKNHRKEILNKQKYITNEEKQLFESNETQICVHTLAHHLILSLPLVEHGANSRDIDFMLVEVPSNTKIVGYFFDTCEHGTGMCDTLIKYLETAFIKAKFLVDNCPCKYGCSSCTTIQRCPDDNEALFKSVGLSLLKEIINPTETRTINQ; via the coding sequence ATGGATTCTTACTACGCCAATTACCCAGAACGCCTTTTATCCGATCCTCCAGAAATTATTAACTTTAACCACAATTATGAAACCACTTTGGAGCAGCACATTCTCGCCTGTTGCAAAGAAAGTAAGCCGACACAAGCTCAAATTGCCCGACATTTTGGTAGTTCTGGTAATGCGATCGCCCGACAGTTAATCGGTGATAATCAACTGATATTCAGCTACAATCAAAGACTGACAACTAATCGAAATCTCGGTTATGTCCACTCAAAAATTAAAGTTAGAGGCAACACCGATCAAAACATCAGTTATATCAATCAAGATAGCGCAGAAGAGTTTGAGGAAAGTTCGGCATCTTCTGCACTAAGAGAAGTTTACCCTGGTGCTATATATCTTGCTCAAGACTTTGATGGCAACCCCGTACAGTATAAATCACAAGAGCTAAATTTAACCGAAGGGAAAGCAATTCTCAAGCCAATTGAAACAACCAATTTATTTAGTCGTCCTGAAGGAAGCCTAAATTTCGAGGAAATCAAAATTGTCGGGGAAGCCAAAATTATCAATCTTCCCCAAGGGGCTGCTAGATTTACACCTGTTTCAGCCAAAATCAAAGAAGAAATTTATGGCTACAACTTGTACAGGCTGGAACAAAAATGGACTTGCACTAATAACAGATGTCGCAACTTCAATTTAAACTTACCTGGACACTTACAAACTTGCCCTGCTTGTAAAACCCAACTGATTGAACGAGAATTTGTCGAACTATTGGAGGAAAATAAATACGAAGAATCACTTGCTCTTAACTATAATACATTCTGCGTCAGGGTTGAAATTAACGCTGATGCACGAAAATATTTTTCAGTTTTGGTCAAAAATCACAGAAAAGAAATACTTAATAAACAGAAATATATTACCAATGAGGAGAAACAACTATTTGAAAGCAATGAAACCCAAATTTGCGTTCATACTCTCGCTCATCACCTTATACTCAGTTTACCACTTGTTGAACATGGAGCAAACAGTCGAGATATAGATTTCATGTTAGTAGAAGTGCCGTCTAATACTAAGATAGTTGGCTATTTCTTTGATACTTGTGAACATGGTACAGGTATGTGCGATACCCTCATCAAGTATTTAGAGACTGCCTTTATTAAGGCAAAGTTTCTAGTCGATAATTGTCCTTGTAAATACGGCTGTTCTTCTTGTACAACAATTCAACGCTGTCCTGATGATAACGAAGCACTGTTTAAATCAGTTGGGCTATCTCTACTAAAGGAAATAATCAATCCAACAGAGACAAGAACTATTAATCAATAG
- a CDS encoding nuclear transport factor 2 family protein, protein MSDQRAPEIELLRAAYAAFNARDIDAALALMTPDVVWPRAFKGGFVRGPEEVRAYWTEQWSEIDPHVEPISFYLEEGGRILVDVHQVVRDKAYAVIADEHVVHRFTLEHGLIQAMEVDRLPSSTPKT, encoded by the coding sequence ATGTCAGATCAAAGAGCACCAGAAATCGAACTGCTCCGTGCAGCGTACGCAGCCTTCAACGCGCGAGACATTGACGCTGCCCTTGCCCTCATGACTCCGGACGTGGTTTGGCCGAGAGCGTTCAAAGGCGGTTTTGTCCGTGGGCCTGAAGAAGTTCGCGCTTACTGGACGGAGCAATGGAGCGAGATCGATCCGCACGTTGAGCCGATTTCCTTTTACTTGGAGGAGGGCGGGCGGATTTTGGTCGATGTGCATCAGGTCGTGCGTGACAAGGCTTACGCAGTTATTGCCGATGAGCACGTAGTCCATCGATTTACCCTTGAACACGGCTTGATTCAAGCTATGGAAGTGGACAGGCTTCCATCGTCCACCCCAAAGACCTAA
- a CDS encoding glycosyltransferase family 2 protein, which produces MQLASTALPSIQSQTDRNFEWLVINDGANPDTRDIITSIRAKADFPIIYIEMEHPEPSSGFGLCYARNLGLNAAGGDIISYLDDDNSIAPEFVGSMRQYFKQHPNIRYSIARQQRRRDVIRNGNVIRQGKPFVSPSNCCSLQQLLWQQEIFDSNGFVHYRNNAPRWNPQFQVFADYEYLLQSACIWGESGFGFNDSILVNYIQSSTGIIGSSNYEQWTTELSLIVTNQANYSILKGSIVERLEQLVDSYSTKAQISSTPKAFAF; this is translated from the coding sequence GTGCAGCTTGCATCTACTGCACTGCCAAGCATTCAAAGTCAAACTGACCGCAATTTTGAATGGCTCGTCATCAATGATGGCGCTAATCCTGACACCAGAGATATTATCACTAGCATTAGGGCAAAAGCTGATTTCCCTATCATCTACATTGAAATGGAACACCCTGAACCGAGCAGTGGCTTTGGCTTGTGCTACGCCCGTAACTTGGGACTAAATGCAGCTGGTGGTGACATTATTTCATACCTGGACGATGACAACAGCATTGCTCCTGAATTTGTTGGCTCAATGCGGCAGTACTTTAAACAACATCCCAATATTCGATATAGCATAGCAAGACAGCAGCGCCGCCGCGATGTCATCCGCAATGGTAATGTTATTCGCCAAGGAAAGCCGTTTGTTTCACCTAGCAATTGCTGCTCCTTACAGCAGCTTTTATGGCAACAAGAGATATTCGACAGCAATGGTTTCGTCCACTACCGAAACAATGCTCCTAGATGGAACCCCCAGTTTCAAGTATTCGCAGACTACGAGTATTTGCTGCAATCTGCTTGCATCTGGGGTGAAAGTGGCTTTGGTTTCAATGACAGCATTCTTGTTAACTATATCCAGTCTTCTACTGGTATTATTGGTAGTTCTAATTACGAGCAGTGGACAACTGAGCTATCGCTAATTGTCACTAATCAAGCTAACTATTCCATCCTTAAAGGCAGTATTGTTGAACGCTTAGAACAGCTTGTAGATAGTTATAGTACCAAGGCACAAATTTCATCAACGCCAAAAGCATTTGCGTTCTGA
- a CDS encoding bifunctional DNA primase/polymerase — translation MHAQIRHLVSSLDNLPEEWRIVPTFGKRPLGKEWEKNTYSPKELQTELVRRRLKFWTNNRFITPTGVALVCGFNHPQGYLVAIDCDGETSWRQIIQINEHLEPKELNLLTPISKTSTESLCDRAQKYLPPTIAFTSGRKYRSQRLYLIPNSKAWEVKSRKIKTGKDEHLEFRGKNLASILPPSFHPEGRNYRWLPGCSPSERQIEIAPDWVIAQMLAKQEKTRKFNLPKEKYNHRYGVGRYAHLIPSIETNIQTALVLLEVIHPRFADDYHSWIQVGMALHSVSPILFKAWDTWSQLSPKYKPGECAYKWQSFNKTGITIRTLFRLANLS, via the coding sequence ATGCACGCCCAAATCCGTCATTTGGTATCTTCGCTTGACAACCTACCCGAAGAATGGCGAATCGTTCCTACTTTTGGTAAACGTCCTCTAGGGAAAGAATGGGAAAAAAATACTTACTCTCCCAAAGAACTACAAACTGAACTCGTCCGCCGTCGGCTAAAATTTTGGACAAATAACAGATTTATTACCCCCACTGGTGTAGCCTTGGTTTGCGGTTTCAATCATCCTCAAGGGTACTTAGTAGCTATTGACTGCGATGGGGAAACATCCTGGCGACAAATCATCCAAATTAACGAACACCTAGAACCAAAAGAACTTAACCTGCTAACACCCATCAGCAAAACTTCTACAGAATCGTTATGCGATCGCGCTCAAAAATACCTTCCTCCCACAATTGCATTTACCTCTGGGAGGAAATATCGCAGCCAACGCTTATACCTCATCCCAAATTCAAAAGCTTGGGAAGTAAAGTCTCGCAAAATCAAAACTGGGAAGGACGAACACCTGGAGTTCCGAGGCAAAAACCTAGCCTCAATTCTTCCCCCGTCCTTTCACCCAGAAGGTAGAAATTACAGATGGCTTCCCGGCTGTAGTCCATCTGAACGCCAAATAGAAATAGCTCCCGACTGGGTAATTGCCCAAATGCTTGCCAAACAGGAGAAAACAAGAAAGTTTAACCTACCCAAAGAAAAATATAACCACAGATATGGGGTAGGCAGGTACGCTCATTTAATTCCCTCAATAGAAACCAATATTCAAACCGCACTTGTACTACTCGAAGTCATCCACCCTCGGTTTGCAGATGATTACCATTCGTGGATTCAAGTCGGGATGGCACTTCATAGTGTTAGTCCCATTTTATTTAAGGCATGGGACACCTGGAGCCAACTTTCTCCTAAGTACAAACCAGGCGAATGCGCCTACAAATGGCAGTCTTTTAACAAGACAGGTATCACCATCCGCACCTTATTTAGATTAGCTAATCTCTCTTAA
- a CDS encoding DEAD/DEAH box helicase: MNQPEWLEANKQVYSKEHGVIHIAAIIEKNLYFKKGSLNQIIFDWEHEVNSSNLLPLNQAPTGKSILYQEVAAILDGSGKLQSCEVIPAQEAKLYPIPDDIHPLVKLALSKSGISQLYSHQVEAWQAYKKGEDIILQTPTSSGKSISFLIPIVHECLKGKSALVFFNLKALAFDQVEKIRSFVSHLDENIRPQILNINGDIPPQERKQLYSNQPSILCVTPDVWNHELNNYQFDSNWGFRETIRKLSIIVCDEMHFYQGIFGSHFALLNRRTQLMIESVGNDISKLQYIFASATISNSSEIAQKISNREEQSNLAIIDQSGAKRSEITFISLKPRNNTLYQTAQVAAMLVSKGIVGICFCDSRELVKVLTNAIRKALIEMQLPHLGETISAFYGSMKANQRNKIIADIQSGKVKFIISTSALEAGLDIGCIDATIVHSPLLSL, translated from the coding sequence ATGAACCAGCCTGAATGGTTAGAAGCAAACAAGCAGGTTTATTCCAAAGAACATGGTGTTATCCATATCGCCGCCATTATTGAGAAAAACCTTTACTTTAAAAAGGGTAGTTTAAACCAAATTATTTTTGACTGGGAGCATGAGGTAAATAGCAGTAACTTATTACCTCTAAACCAAGCACCAACAGGTAAAAGCATTCTCTACCAAGAGGTAGCTGCTATACTTGATGGCTCTGGAAAACTACAAAGCTGTGAAGTAATTCCTGCTCAAGAAGCTAAACTTTATCCTATCCCAGATGATATTCATCCTCTAGTTAAACTAGCTTTAAGTAAGTCAGGAATCAGTCAATTATATTCTCATCAAGTGGAGGCATGGCAAGCTTACAAAAAAGGAGAAGATATAATTCTCCAGACTCCTACCAGCAGTGGTAAAAGTATCTCTTTTCTAATTCCAATCGTTCACGAGTGCTTAAAAGGTAAATCAGCTTTAGTATTCTTTAACTTGAAAGCACTGGCATTTGACCAGGTAGAGAAAATACGTTCCTTTGTTAGCCACTTAGATGAAAATATTCGCCCCCAAATTCTCAATATTAATGGTGATATTCCTCCCCAAGAGCGCAAACAACTTTACAGCAATCAACCCTCAATTTTATGCGTGACTCCTGATGTATGGAACCACGAGCTAAACAACTACCAATTCGATTCAAACTGGGGATTTAGAGAAACAATCAGAAAACTTTCAATCATTGTCTGTGACGAAATGCACTTTTATCAAGGCATATTTGGTTCGCATTTTGCACTACTTAATCGGCGAACTCAACTTATGATAGAATCTGTCGGCAATGATATTTCAAAATTACAGTACATCTTTGCTTCTGCAACAATTAGTAACAGCAGCGAAATTGCCCAGAAGATATCTAATCGAGAAGAACAAAGTAATCTTGCTATTATTGACCAAAGTGGGGCAAAACGCTCGGAAATTACTTTTATTAGCCTCAAACCACGGAATAATACACTTTACCAAACTGCCCAAGTCGCAGCTATGCTCGTAAGTAAAGGCATAGTCGGGATTTGTTTCTGCGATAGTAGGGAACTGGTTAAGGTTTTAACTAATGCCATCCGTAAAGCTTTAATCGAGATGCAACTGCCCCACCTGGGAGAAACCATCTCAGCATTTTATGGAAGCATGAAGGCAAATCAGCGTAACAAAATTATTGCAGATATACAAAGCGGGAAGGTCAAGTTCATTATATCTACCAGTGCTTTGGAGGCGGGTCTAGATATTGGGTGTATTGATGCAACTATCGTACATAGCCCTCTTTTGTCACTCTAG
- a CDS encoding DUF6884 domain-containing protein, which produces MKVGFYPVLGKSDFVRNKGEKIPIWQLLEYQPAGWLYSLATKAEIVPDSLIIHDCGSFNYRDQDIPTLNGKYVDAHWSIHRYRERSKVGDIIVCPDHLLVGENIRERQEYNLQQAKTFIQLAKTYLPNRIPLAVIHGQSLSERLEVAKYLLGLGYCHLGIGGLVPQAREYSTNLHIIKTLTEVVRSRSDSERVSPFAKRVRQDKAGVSPSHSDSAGVLHEPNVHLHVFGLCSPQYAKAFTQMGLSFDGSTFIREGLGGGMFVSNEEKLIRMPAYCTPKCNCHVCRVLNRHRIDPRLTNKGRTHIMGRIAHNLNLAIATYRKFTPKEKIYLVAGCGKQLPYSAAAKDLYCSQHFQACRRYVEEKESRWYILSPLHQVLNPETIIKPYDKSPYSLSHQERILWAEQVAENLIQVASLEIEFVFLTGKLYRQEVTPILQAKGYETKVPMQHLAIGQQLAWIKKELKQEKQLVLNI; this is translated from the coding sequence ATGAAAGTAGGTTTCTATCCAGTACTAGGTAAGAGCGATTTTGTCAGAAACAAGGGTGAAAAAATCCCGATTTGGCAGTTGCTTGAGTATCAGCCTGCGGGCTGGCTATACTCACTCGCTACAAAAGCAGAAATTGTTCCAGATAGTCTGATTATTCATGACTGCGGATCGTTTAACTACCGCGACCAAGATATTCCTACTCTCAACGGTAAATATGTTGATGCCCACTGGTCTATTCATAGATATCGAGAACGTTCAAAAGTTGGCGATATTATTGTTTGTCCTGACCATTTACTTGTAGGGGAAAATATTAGAGAACGGCAAGAATATAACCTTCAACAAGCAAAAACATTTATCCAACTTGCTAAAACTTATCTTCCCAACAGAATACCCCTAGCAGTCATCCACGGGCAGTCTCTTAGTGAACGCCTCGAAGTAGCTAAATATCTTCTGGGACTAGGATACTGCCATCTTGGCATCGGTGGGCTTGTTCCCCAGGCGAGGGAGTATTCAACTAACTTGCACATTATCAAAACACTCACTGAGGTTGTGCGTTCACGAAGTGACTCGGAACGAGTATCGCCGTTCGCGAAGCGTGTCCGACAGGACAAGGCGGGCGTTTCGCCATCGCACAGCGACTCCGCAGGAGTATTGCACGAGCCAAATGTTCATCTACACGTTTTTGGACTATGTTCGCCCCAGTATGCCAAAGCTTTTACTCAGATGGGATTATCCTTTGATGGTTCAACTTTTATCCGAGAAGGACTAGGCGGTGGGATGTTCGTCAGCAATGAGGAAAAATTAATTCGGATGCCAGCCTACTGCACGCCAAAGTGCAACTGTCATGTTTGCAGGGTTCTCAATCGACATAGGATTGACCCTCGGCTAACAAACAAAGGACGGACGCATATTATGGGAAGAATCGCCCACAACCTCAATCTGGCGATCGCCACCTACAGAAAGTTCACTCCCAAGGAAAAAATCTACCTGGTTGCTGGATGTGGCAAGCAGCTTCCCTACTCTGCTGCCGCCAAAGATTTATATTGTTCGCAGCACTTTCAAGCTTGCCGTCGCTACGTAGAAGAAAAAGAATCAAGATGGTATATCCTGTCACCTTTACATCAAGTTCTTAACCCAGAAACAATCATCAAGCCCTACGATAAATCCCCCTATTCCTTATCTCATCAGGAACGTATACTATGGGCGGAACAAGTAGCAGAAAACCTCATACAAGTTGCGTCTTTAGAAATAGAGTTTGTATTCTTGACGGGCAAGCTTTACAGACAGGAGGTAACACCCATTTTACAAGCGAAGGGATACGAGACAAAAGTACCCATGCAGCACCTAGCCATTGGACAGCAACTTGCTTGGATAAAGAAAGAACTGAAGCAAGAAAAACAACTTGTTTTAAATATTTAA
- a CDS encoding IS701 family transposase, with the protein MVQPRPAAPTVKFVDEYCQWYKSLFPDVRSFEAFKYLHVGCISDLKRKTLPEIAKIVGLDNQQGLHHFLTTSPWDIEKLRTLRLELILQVLKGRPIILIIDETGDKKKGSKTDYVKRQYIGNLGKTDNGIVAVTVYGVFCGMTFPLLFEVYKPRERLQAGDKYRTKPEIAAILIKKLQSMGFKFNLVLADSLYGESGKNFISVLDELNLNYIVAIRSNHYVEILPRQHIQYLKWQKFQRVFSDLSRENRFIREIIPGKRGELRYWQITTDPENLPDNTTWYVMSKYPDITPREVGNFYGLRTWVEYGLKQSKNELGWSDFRLTHYPDIERWWEIICSAYLMVSLHSEQLFQSPSQRESKFVSHPWWDNGNGWKNILNNLRLIIQPFTLFNLIYPWLTVFPIPQLALGFFKLQSIIYSLTSSIFISLIHPDFYFSSA; encoded by the coding sequence ATGGTACAGCCCCGTCCAGCCGCACCAACAGTCAAATTTGTGGACGAATATTGCCAGTGGTATAAAAGTCTGTTTCCAGATGTTAGGAGTTTCGAGGCTTTTAAATATCTCCATGTAGGCTGCATTTCTGATCTAAAACGTAAAACATTGCCAGAAATAGCAAAAATCGTAGGATTAGATAACCAGCAAGGGTTGCATCATTTTCTAACTACATCACCTTGGGATATAGAAAAGTTAAGAACCTTAAGGTTAGAGTTAATTTTACAAGTGCTAAAAGGTAGACCAATCATTTTAATTATTGATGAGACAGGGGATAAAAAGAAAGGGAGCAAGACAGATTATGTGAAACGGCAGTATATAGGAAATTTGGGAAAAACAGATAATGGAATTGTGGCAGTGACAGTATATGGTGTTTTCTGTGGGATGACATTTCCATTACTGTTTGAAGTGTATAAACCCAGGGAAAGATTACAGGCAGGAGATAAGTACCGCACTAAACCAGAAATAGCAGCAATACTGATAAAAAAGCTACAATCAATGGGTTTTAAATTCAACTTAGTACTTGCAGATAGCTTATATGGAGAGAGTGGTAAGAATTTCATATCTGTATTAGATGAACTAAACTTGAACTATATAGTAGCGATTCGGTCAAATCATTATGTAGAAATACTTCCACGACAACATATTCAATATTTAAAGTGGCAGAAGTTTCAAAGGGTATTCTCTGACTTGAGTCGGGAAAATCGATTTATTAGAGAAATTATTCCGGGAAAACGTGGAGAACTTAGATATTGGCAAATTACTACAGATCCAGAAAATTTGCCTGATAACACTACTTGGTATGTGATGAGTAAATATCCAGACATTACGCCAAGAGAAGTTGGAAATTTTTACGGTTTAAGAACTTGGGTCGAGTACGGGTTAAAACAAAGTAAGAATGAATTAGGTTGGTCAGATTTTCGCCTGACTCACTACCCAGATATTGAGCGATGGTGGGAAATTATTTGCAGTGCTTATTTAATGGTTAGTCTGCATTCGGAGCAACTGTTTCAGTCTCCATCACAACGAGAGTCAAAATTTGTTTCACATCCTTGGTGGGATAATGGAAATGGCTGGAAGAACATTCTTAACAATCTTCGTTTGATTATTCAACCTTTTACTTTATTTAATCTGATATATCCCTGGTTAACGGTTTTTCCTATTCCTCAATTAGCTTTGGGTTTTTTTAAACTTCAATCTATTATTTATAGCCTCACCAGTTCAATTTTTATATCCCTGATTCACCCTGATTTCTACTTTTCCTCTGCCTAG
- a CDS encoding type IV secretory system conjugative DNA transfer family protein — MNNYLFATAKAKTIREVKANNKNSNTDFSKYTDKFMSPQGLALAGGIGLLLLLQLFSNGKKGKLATSYWGGAKETAQAKKKALKQIVAPKCDSASLYIGVHKYKGQKLPQGSGGVPVYVPDVQRGSAVIGAPGSGKSFSAINPMIYSAIDQGFGIVLYDFKYASQAKIASYAKSKGYDVHIFAPGFPESEVCNPIDFLRDSSDAETARQLATVINKNFRLLGNASEDAFFGPAGDQLTQAILMLTKEFGDRADIMTAAAILSSEKMVERLMAAELNPWIRIAFGQLFSSAGSEKTVAGIAGSASLMFTRFMARGTLGCFVGKTTLPLEVKRKQMIIFGLDRERRDAVSPLMTSILHMVVSRSIAKKRKEDGPLVVCLDELPSIFLPDLFRWLNESRSEGFCGILGWQNMGQLEKIYGKEISKAILGACGTKFVFNPGEEESARLFSAYLGEEEIKYKQKSRSTGGGKSSTSISEQERTRKLFEPAQFLKLPPGKCLFINPAYSNKNEGSVPLLKNIKIPKHIIGLEQENDAKWDKFIKELARKSTQKKPTQEDLDLRVKEVDRKFPIPQAPVQAGNAPLPVDAYKSFF; from the coding sequence ATGAATAATTATCTGTTTGCAACCGCTAAAGCTAAGACAATCAGAGAAGTAAAAGCAAACAATAAAAATAGCAATACTGACTTTAGTAAATATACAGATAAGTTCATGTCACCTCAAGGTTTGGCACTTGCCGGGGGAATTGGCTTATTGTTGCTTTTACAGCTTTTTAGTAATGGTAAAAAAGGCAAGCTTGCTACTAGCTATTGGGGTGGAGCAAAGGAAACCGCCCAAGCTAAGAAAAAAGCTCTCAAGCAAATCGTCGCTCCTAAATGTGATAGCGCCAGTTTATATATTGGAGTACACAAATACAAGGGTCAAAAATTACCCCAGGGGAGTGGGGGAGTTCCAGTTTATGTACCCGATGTCCAACGGGGAAGTGCTGTAATTGGCGCACCTGGTAGTGGTAAATCATTCTCGGCTATCAACCCGATGATTTACTCAGCAATTGACCAAGGCTTTGGTATAGTATTATACGATTTTAAGTATGCCAGTCAAGCCAAAATCGCCAGTTATGCCAAATCCAAGGGGTATGACGTACATATCTTTGCACCGGGATTTCCCGAATCAGAGGTATGTAACCCAATCGATTTTTTACGCGACAGTAGCGATGCTGAAACCGCACGGCAGTTAGCTACGGTAATTAACAAAAACTTCCGCCTGTTAGGTAATGCGTCTGAGGATGCCTTCTTTGGCCCCGCCGGCGACCAGTTGACCCAGGCTATTTTAATGCTAACTAAAGAGTTTGGCGACCGCGCTGATATTATGACGGCTGCGGCAATACTTTCTAGCGAGAAGATGGTCGAACGCTTGATGGCAGCCGAACTAAACCCTTGGATTAGGATAGCTTTTGGTCAATTATTTAGCTCGGCTGGCTCAGAGAAAACTGTAGCGGGTATCGCTGGTAGTGCTTCATTGATGTTCACCCGCTTCATGGCAAGGGGTACATTGGGATGCTTTGTCGGTAAAACAACCCTCCCCTTGGAGGTAAAACGCAAACAGATGATTATCTTCGGGTTAGACCGCGAACGTCGCGATGCTGTCAGCCCCCTGATGACCAGCATTCTCCACATGGTAGTTTCCCGCAGTATTGCCAAAAAACGTAAGGAAGACGGCCCATTGGTAGTGTGTCTTGACGAGTTGCCAAGTATCTTCCTTCCAGATTTATTTAGATGGCTTAACGAATCTCGTTCCGAAGGATTCTGCGGTATCCTGGGTTGGCAAAATATGGGTCAGCTTGAAAAGATTTATGGTAAAGAAATCTCTAAAGCTATCCTTGGTGCGTGCGGTACAAAATTTGTTTTTAATCCTGGTGAAGAAGAATCAGCGCGATTATTTTCTGCATATTTAGGGGAAGAGGAAATTAAATATAAACAAAAATCCCGCTCAACGGGAGGGGGTAAATCCAGCACATCTATCAGCGAACAAGAACGGACTCGCAAGCTATTCGAGCCAGCCCAATTCCTCAAATTACCACCTGGTAAATGTCTATTTATCAACCCGGCTTATAGTAATAAAAATGAGGGTTCAGTACCACTATTAAAAAATATCAAAATCCCCAAACATATCATTGGATTAGAACAAGAAAATGACGCTAAATGGGATAAATTCATCAAAGAGCTTGCTAGAAAAAGTACCCAGAAAAAACCCACACAGGAAGATTTAGATTTACGAGTCAAGGAAGTAGATCGGAAGTTCCCTATCCCACAAGCACCCGTACAAGCAGGCAATGCACCGTTACCTGTTGATGCGTACAAGAGCTTTTTCTAA
- a CDS encoding bifunctional 5,10-methylenetetrahydrofolate dehydrogenase/5,10-methenyltetrahydrofolate cyclohydrolase, whose translation MTLIDGQLIREHVKQECQKYKSIFQASQKEVAIIRFEASENASNGLRARYEAARISAEQKVATFNAIGITPNYIVLSPNIAVEQFDHIIQSINENSKVTAAIVQYPIPAKFTSSIGLLEPQKDIDIVRRQSNNFFESCATAEGIARIVESYAQRDSNVAVVGGGGFVGNGVIKYLEASRISCFCLEDGDDLSRTQAADIVVSVTGRQGIFTPYVLPSHRLIVDGGFTPTASGAAGDVDRSAYSIPQNITPVPGGVGPIEMAILAERLIKMDLGVELGKWNYQQLQQEQMQRATIIAPIARVFFAQQATAYPQSIRTERENLFVLEGSNYQIRFNSTTQSLIVARTNEKLTLIRLSLASNQIETARGITNEDVTRWQQIQAAINSTTTQSNDRGMEL comes from the coding sequence ATGACACTCATAGACGGACAATTAATACGAGAACACGTAAAGCAAGAATGTCAAAAATACAAATCCATTTTTCAAGCATCTCAAAAAGAAGTAGCAATCATCAGATTTGAGGCTTCAGAAAATGCCAGCAACGGACTAAGAGCTAGATACGAAGCAGCCAGAATCTCAGCAGAACAAAAAGTAGCAACATTCAACGCTATTGGCATTACTCCCAATTATATTGTGCTGTCACCCAATATTGCAGTAGAGCAATTTGACCACATTATCCAATCTATTAATGAAAACAGCAAGGTAACTGCTGCTATTGTTCAATACCCAATTCCAGCTAAGTTTACAAGTTCAATTGGGCTATTAGAACCACAAAAAGATATAGATATCGTCCGCAGACAAAGTAACAATTTCTTTGAAAGTTGTGCTACTGCTGAAGGAATCGCCAGAATTGTTGAATCCTATGCACAAAGGGATTCCAATGTTGCAGTTGTCGGCGGAGGTGGTTTTGTAGGTAATGGTGTCATCAAATATTTAGAAGCCAGTAGAATCAGCTGTTTCTGTTTGGAAGACGGCGATGACTTGAGTAGAACTCAAGCAGCTGACATTGTGGTATCTGTCACTGGAAGACAAGGAATTTTCACTCCTTATGTACTCCCCTCTCATCGCTTGATTGTCGATGGTGGCTTCACACCTACTGCTTCTGGTGCTGCTGGCGATGTAGATCGCAGTGCTTACAGCATCCCCCAGAACATTACGCCCGTCCCTGGAGGTGTTGGGCCGATAGAAATGGCAATTTTAGCAGAACGTTTGATAAAAATGGATTTGGGCGTAGAACTTGGGAAATGGAACTACCAGCAATTACAGCAAGAACAAATGCAACGCGCTACTATAATTGCCCCCATAGCTAGAGTGTTCTTCGCACAACAAGCAACTGCCTACCCTCAATCCATTCGCACAGAGAGAGAAAACCTATTTGTCTTGGAAGGCAGTAACTACCAGATCCGCTTCAATAGCACCACGCAAAGTTTGATTGTTGCCAGAACCAATGAAAAGCTAACGTTAATTCGGCTATCTCTTGCAAGTAATCAAATTGAAACCGCTAGAGGTATAACAAACGAGGACGTAACAAGATGGCAACAAATTCAAGCTGCGATCAATTCAACAACAACGCAATCAAATGATAGAGGTATGGAGCTTTGA